A window of the Agrococcus jejuensis genome harbors these coding sequences:
- a CDS encoding SDR family NAD(P)-dependent oxidoreductase, whose amino-acid sequence MARFEGKVAIVTGGGSGIGAEISRRLAAEGAKVVVTDIRLDAAQATVDAIAAAGGVAVAFAHDTAKAAESEAAVAFAQTTYGGLHLAVNNAGIGAPQQRIGDYDIETWDRVRAIDLDGVFYGLRYELPAIVASGGGAIVNMASVLGHVGLAENAAYVTAKHALAGLTKVAALEYSADGVRTNAVAPGFIDTPAVRAGLSPEAITALEAEHATKRLGTDAEVAALTLFLLSDEASFITGSSHMVDGGYSAH is encoded by the coding sequence ATGGCCAGGTTCGAAGGCAAGGTCGCGATCGTCACCGGCGGCGGCAGCGGCATCGGCGCGGAGATCTCGCGCAGGCTCGCCGCCGAGGGCGCGAAGGTCGTCGTGACCGACATCCGCCTGGATGCGGCGCAGGCGACGGTCGATGCGATCGCTGCCGCAGGCGGCGTGGCCGTCGCGTTCGCGCACGACACCGCGAAGGCTGCGGAGTCCGAGGCGGCGGTGGCCTTCGCGCAGACGACCTACGGCGGCCTGCACCTCGCGGTGAACAACGCCGGCATCGGTGCGCCGCAGCAGCGGATCGGCGACTACGACATCGAGACGTGGGACCGCGTGCGCGCGATCGACCTCGACGGCGTCTTCTACGGTCTCCGCTACGAGCTGCCCGCGATCGTGGCCTCGGGTGGCGGTGCCATCGTGAACATGGCGTCGGTCCTCGGCCATGTCGGCCTCGCCGAGAACGCGGCGTACGTGACGGCGAAGCACGCCCTCGCGGGGCTCACGAAGGTCGCGGCGCTCGAGTACTCCGCCGACGGCGTGCGCACCAACGCGGTGGCTCCCGGGTTCATCGACACCCCCGCGGTGCGTGCCGGGCTCTCGCCGGAGGCGATCACGGCGCTCGAGGCCGAGCACGCGACGAAGCGACTCGGCACCGACGCCGAGGTCGCGGCGCTCACGCTGTTCCTGCTCAGCGACGAGGCGTCGTTCATCACGGGCAGCTCTCACATGGTGGATGGCGGGTACTCGGCGCACTAG
- a CDS encoding SprT-like domain-containing protein, translated as MADLARVRVWAESLIRIHLDDSWTFAFDHAKRRAGLTDHATHRISVSRHLASRYEDDEVHQVLLHEVAHALAGFDAGHGPRWRRVAKELGYVGGRLHDGEIASELAPWIGRCPAGHVHHRFRRPTRAASCGQCSKRFDAAYRIAWEHVR; from the coding sequence GTGGCTGACCTCGCGCGCGTGCGGGTGTGGGCCGAGTCGCTCATCCGCATCCACCTCGACGACTCGTGGACGTTCGCGTTCGACCACGCGAAGCGGCGCGCGGGGCTGACGGATCATGCGACGCACCGCATCTCGGTGTCGCGGCACCTGGCGTCGCGGTACGAGGACGACGAGGTGCATCAGGTGCTGCTGCACGAGGTCGCGCATGCGCTCGCCGGCTTCGATGCCGGGCACGGCCCGCGGTGGCGGCGCGTGGCGAAGGAGCTCGGCTACGTGGGCGGGCGCCTGCACGACGGCGAGATCGCGTCGGAGCTCGCGCCGTGGATCGGCCGCTGCCCCGCCGGGCACGTGCACCATCGGTTCAGACGGCCGACGCGGGCGGCGAGCTGCGGGCAGTGCTCGAAGCGGTTCGACGCCGCGTACCGGATCGCGTGGGAGCACGTGCGGTGA
- a CDS encoding spermidine synthase, protein MTSAPESVRLSSGQSASIVVLDDGWALEIDGFRQSHVGDDAEPSPHATVRWMLAGLSSLLGPAPRIAHLGGAAMSLPRQVAHACPSAAQTVVELEQAIVDLVVAHAPPPRGVSVVVGDARAWLDAAPAASFEAIAIDVYAGGRIPPALTSLECALAARAALVPGGLLVVNGVAGPELDFTASHLATLSAAFGHTALIVQGSVLAGARFGNAVLLASTSPIAPDAIRAALAGDASRGAFVGDVSRIVGDAVPLQDADERWSPEPIRAAFIPPAG, encoded by the coding sequence GTGACGTCGGCGCCCGAGTCGGTGCGGCTGTCGAGCGGGCAGTCGGCGTCTATCGTCGTGCTCGACGACGGCTGGGCGCTCGAGATCGACGGGTTCCGCCAGTCGCACGTGGGCGACGACGCCGAGCCGTCGCCGCATGCGACGGTGCGGTGGATGCTCGCGGGGCTGTCGTCGCTGCTGGGTCCTGCTCCGCGCATCGCGCACCTCGGCGGGGCGGCGATGAGCCTGCCTCGGCAGGTCGCGCACGCGTGCCCGTCGGCCGCGCAGACCGTCGTCGAGCTGGAGCAGGCGATCGTCGACCTCGTCGTCGCCCACGCGCCGCCGCCTCGCGGGGTGTCGGTCGTGGTCGGCGATGCTCGGGCGTGGCTCGACGCGGCGCCCGCCGCCTCGTTCGAGGCCATCGCGATCGACGTCTACGCCGGCGGCCGCATCCCGCCGGCGCTCACGTCGCTCGAGTGCGCGCTCGCGGCCCGCGCTGCGCTCGTACCCGGCGGCCTGCTCGTGGTGAACGGCGTCGCCGGGCCCGAGCTGGACTTCACCGCATCCCACCTCGCGACGCTGTCGGCGGCGTTCGGCCATACGGCGCTCATCGTGCAGGGATCGGTGCTGGCCGGCGCGCGGTTCGGCAACGCGGTGCTGCTCGCGAGCACCTCGCCCATCGCACCCGACGCCATCCGCGCGGCGCTCGCGGGCGACGCGTCGCGGGGCGCGTTCGTGGGCGACGTCTCGCGCATCGTCGGCGACGCCGTGCCGCTGCAGGATGCCGACGAGCGGTGGTCGCCGGAGCCGATCCGCGCGGCGTTCATCCCGCCTGCGGGGTGA
- a CDS encoding NUDIX hydrolase family protein yields MSVRTPDRNPGWLSDDDLADARRRLPMLYVEAVPVRLDGQGRVTDVGLLLRVGASGGIARTIVSGRVMHGETLRDALDRHLEKDLGPMAFPQLPPCPTPFHVAEYLPIPGDGMYHDDRQHAVSLVFIVPVTGTCEPRQDALELTWLSPDQAASELVTSEMEGGRGALVRTALAHLGALR; encoded by the coding sequence ATGTCCGTGCGCACTCCCGACCGCAATCCCGGATGGCTGAGCGACGACGACCTCGCCGACGCGAGGCGCCGACTGCCGATGCTCTACGTGGAGGCCGTGCCCGTGCGCCTCGACGGCCAGGGCCGCGTCACCGACGTCGGCCTGCTGCTGCGCGTCGGCGCCTCGGGCGGCATCGCGCGCACGATCGTCTCGGGCCGCGTCATGCACGGCGAGACGCTGCGCGACGCGCTCGACCGGCACCTCGAGAAGGACCTCGGGCCGATGGCGTTCCCGCAGCTGCCGCCGTGCCCGACGCCGTTCCACGTCGCCGAGTACCTGCCGATCCCGGGCGACGGCATGTACCACGACGACCGGCAGCACGCCGTGTCGCTCGTGTTCATCGTGCCCGTCACGGGCACGTGCGAGCCGCGGCAGGATGCGCTCGAGCTCACGTGGCTCTCGCCCGACCAGGCCGCATCCGAGCTCGTCACCTCCGAGATGGAGGGCGGCCGCGGCGCGCTCGTGCGCACGGCCCTCGCGCACCTCGGCGCGCTGCGCTGA
- a CDS encoding YdeI/OmpD-associated family protein, whose protein sequence is MPTFTTTLLTQGNNVGIEVPEDVVLGFGVGKRVPVTVTLNGCVYPSTIAVMGGRYLIPVSAQIREDAGVAGGEEHAVTLEHDTSSRDTPVPDDLAAALDAAGVRAAFDAQSPSKRKEHVRQVESAKAEDTRARRVVKVVESLA, encoded by the coding sequence ATGCCCACCTTCACCACGACCCTGCTGACCCAGGGCAACAACGTCGGCATCGAGGTGCCCGAGGACGTCGTGCTCGGCTTCGGCGTCGGCAAGCGCGTGCCCGTCACGGTCACGCTCAACGGCTGCGTCTACCCGTCGACCATCGCCGTCATGGGCGGGAGGTACCTCATCCCGGTGTCGGCGCAGATCCGCGAGGATGCGGGCGTCGCCGGCGGCGAGGAGCACGCCGTGACGCTCGAGCACGACACGTCGAGCCGCGACACCCCCGTGCCCGACGACCTCGCCGCCGCCCTCGACGCCGCCGGCGTGCGGGCCGCGTTCGACGCGCAGTCGCCGTCGAAGCGCAAGGAGCACGTGCGCCAAGTGGAGTCGGCGAAGGCCGAGGACACCCGCGCCCGCCGCGTCGTCAAGGTCGTGGAGTCGCTCGCGTGA